The sequence GTCGGCAAAATAGAAAGGAATCACCGTGTTCAATAAAGTAACCAAGACTTTCCAGTATGGCCAGCATCAAGTGACGCTGGAGACCGGCGAGATCGCCCGTCAGGCTTCAGGTGCCGTCCTGGTCTCGATCGAAGATACCGTCGTGCTCGCGACCGTGGTCGCCCGCAAGGATGCGAAGCCAGGTCAGGACTTCTTTCCGCTGACCGTCGACTACGTCGAAAAAACCTATGCTGCCGGTCGTATCCCGGGCGGTTTCTTCAAGCGCGAAGGCCGTCCTTCCGAAAAAGAAACCCTGACATCGCGCCTGATCGACCGTCCGGTCCGTCCGCTGTTCCCTGAAGGCTACATGAATGAAGTACAGATCATCATTCATGTGTTGTCAGTCAATCCTGAAATCGATCCTGACATCGCAGCGATGATCGGTGCATCGGCCGCCTTGTCGGTCTCCGGCGTGCCATTCAGCGGCCCGGTCGGCGCGGCGCGCGTTGGCTACATCAACGGCCAGTACGTGCTCAACCCGACCACGACCCAGCTGAAATCATCGGACCTCGACCTCGTCGTTGCCGGCACCGAAGCGGCCGTCCTGATGGTCGAATCGGAAGCCAAGCAGCTGTCCGAAGAAGTCATGCTCGGCGCCGTCGTGTTCGGTCACGAGCAAATGAAAGCCGTCATCGATGCGATCCATGAACTGGTGCGCGACGGTGGCAAGCCGGAAATCGAATGGGCACCTGCTGCCAAAAATGAAGCGCTGATTTCGCGCGTCGCCCATTTCGGCGAAGCCAAGCTGCGTGATGCCTACCAGACCAAAGACAAGCAAGCCCGTACTGCCAAGCTGAAGACGGCCACATCGGAAGTGATGGACGCGTTGAAGGCAGAAGCCGCCTCGATCGCTGGCGTTGCACCGGACAGCGCCGATGTCAACAACATCCTGTTCGACCTCGAAGCGAAGATCGTCCGTTCGCAGATCCTTGAAGGCGAGCCGCGCATCGACGGTCGCGATACCCGCACCGTGCGTCCGATCTCGATTCGTACCGGCGTGCTGCCACGCACCCACGGTTCGGCCCTGTTCACCCGCGGCGAAACGCAAGCGCTGGTTATCGCCACGCTGGGCACCGCCCGTGACGAACAGAAGATCGATGCGCTGATGGGTGAGTACAGCGATCGCTTCATGCTTCATTACAATATGCCTCCGTTCGCCAC comes from Actimicrobium sp. CCC2.4 and encodes:
- the pnp gene encoding polyribonucleotide nucleotidyltransferase is translated as MFNKVTKTFQYGQHQVTLETGEIARQASGAVLVSIEDTVVLATVVARKDAKPGQDFFPLTVDYVEKTYAAGRIPGGFFKREGRPSEKETLTSRLIDRPVRPLFPEGYMNEVQIIIHVLSVNPEIDPDIAAMIGASAALSVSGVPFSGPVGAARVGYINGQYVLNPTTTQLKSSDLDLVVAGTEAAVLMVESEAKQLSEEVMLGAVVFGHEQMKAVIDAIHELVRDGGKPEIEWAPAAKNEALISRVAHFGEAKLRDAYQTKDKQARTAKLKTATSEVMDALKAEAASIAGVAPDSADVNNILFDLEAKIVRSQILEGEPRIDGRDTRTVRPISIRTGVLPRTHGSALFTRGETQALVIATLGTARDEQKIDALMGEYSDRFMLHYNMPPFATGETGRVGTPKRREIGHGRLAKRALLAALPPVEEFSYSVRLVSEITESNGSSSMASVCGGCLALMDAGVPMQAHVAGIAMGLIKDGGKFAVLTDILGDEDHLGDMDFKVAGTAKGITALQMDIKIQGITKEIMQVALAQAKEGRMHILDKMQEAVPIGHTELSDFAPRLITIKINPEKIRDVIGKGGAVIRALTEETGTQIDISDEGVVTIASVDATAGLEAKRRIEELTASVEVGKIYEGTVLKLLDFGAIVQVMPGKDGLLHISQIANERVNAVADYLKEGQQVRVKVLETDDRGRLKLSMKAAASEEGAAAPVAAPAAE